In Sulfuricurvum sp., the following proteins share a genomic window:
- a CDS encoding bifunctional diguanylate cyclase/phosphodiesterase — protein sequence MESKDSQSVKSALKISVYYLLFGFIWIYFSDSVVELLSAENPHKLTLLQNYKGWFFIVLTASLLFILIYRLLHKGFIQFTRRINEQTAAHEKLAQQDILLSTILNSSQDAIFAKDMEGKYILFNTGAGELVNIAPEKVIGKTDELLFSTEAAEKIREMDRLTLLGGAIHNHEEDLITSGGIQKSFWVTKGPLFTEGRKTFGLFGISRDITEQKMVQARLEQQNALLNSLINSSPDAIVIKGLDRRYIVFNEAAAHLSGVAVANALGKTADEIFPSEIADIINKIDNELLENKSVSEHEKMMLMPNGTRPVYWVTTGLLSTENGELFGIFGIYRNITAAKQYEQAIIDAKEHFDYMAHHDPLTDLPNRTSLIETLQLQTSGTESHPFALLFLDLDGFKEVNDSYGHRFGDELLIRITHLLQELFPPDTFISRTGGDEFVILLSCHQDKNIIHNTMFNLIDILNNPFHIEEIDMYITASIGIAMYPTDGCCAEELLQKADAAMYNAKNMGRNTYSFYDIVFTENALYRTTLATQLKKALQSNELELYFQPQIDVHTENIIGVEALLRWKTPEETISPAVFIPIAEESGLILQLGEYVLIQGCQIASQWAKEGLSFGRVAINVSARQLTHIDFLATLDRILQETECDPSLIELEITETSILENPEKMIALLDVIKAKGFNISIDDFGTGYSSLSYLKNLPIDKLKIDISFIRNILTEAKNQTIVKTIIALAKGLKMEVLAEGVETAEELTFLRENDIDSIQGYYYYKPIPSSEIKPLLLHYKDL from the coding sequence ATGGAGTCAAAAGATTCACAAAGCGTAAAGAGTGCTTTGAAAATCTCTGTTTATTATCTCCTTTTCGGATTCATATGGATCTATTTTTCGGATAGTGTGGTAGAATTACTATCGGCGGAAAATCCCCATAAACTCACGCTTCTTCAAAATTATAAAGGTTGGTTTTTCATCGTATTAACCGCCTCACTTCTCTTCATTTTAATCTATCGATTGCTACACAAGGGATTTATCCAATTTACGCGACGAATCAACGAGCAAACAGCGGCTCATGAGAAACTTGCACAGCAAGATATCCTTCTGAGTACGATTCTCAACAGTTCTCAGGATGCGATCTTTGCAAAAGACATGGAAGGCAAATACATATTGTTTAATACCGGCGCAGGCGAACTTGTAAATATTGCACCGGAGAAAGTTATCGGTAAAACGGATGAACTCCTTTTTTCTACTGAAGCAGCAGAAAAAATACGGGAAATGGATCGTTTAACGCTCTTAGGAGGCGCAATCCATAATCATGAAGAAGATTTGATAACCTCCGGCGGAATACAAAAAAGCTTTTGGGTTACGAAAGGGCCTCTGTTTACTGAAGGTAGAAAGACATTCGGTCTTTTTGGTATTTCCCGTGACATCACTGAACAAAAGATGGTTCAAGCCCGCCTGGAACAGCAAAACGCCCTCTTGAATTCACTGATCAACAGTTCTCCCGATGCGATTGTAATCAAAGGGCTAGACAGACGATACATCGTATTTAATGAAGCCGCTGCCCACCTTTCAGGTGTTGCGGTTGCTAACGCATTAGGCAAAACTGCCGATGAAATTTTCCCATCTGAAATAGCAGACATCATTAACAAAATAGACAACGAACTCTTGGAAAACAAATCTGTGAGTGAACATGAAAAAATGATGCTTATGCCCAACGGAACCAGACCCGTTTATTGGGTCACAACAGGGCTGCTTAGTACCGAAAACGGTGAGTTATTCGGTATTTTCGGAATCTATCGCAATATCACGGCAGCCAAGCAATATGAACAGGCAATTATCGACGCCAAAGAACATTTCGACTATATGGCACACCATGATCCACTCACCGATCTCCCTAACCGCACGAGTTTGATCGAAACACTTCAACTTCAAACATCAGGGACAGAGAGTCATCCGTTTGCGCTTCTCTTCCTCGATTTGGATGGGTTTAAGGAGGTCAATGACTCCTATGGCCATCGATTCGGAGATGAACTTTTAATCCGTATTACACATTTATTGCAGGAACTTTTTCCACCTGACACCTTTATTTCCCGTACCGGTGGAGATGAGTTTGTTATCCTTTTATCATGTCATCAAGATAAAAATATCATACATAATACCATGTTCAACCTCATCGATATACTCAATAATCCGTTTCATATCGAAGAGATAGATATGTATATAACTGCCAGTATCGGTATCGCGATGTATCCGACTGATGGATGTTGTGCCGAAGAGCTCCTTCAAAAAGCTGATGCGGCAATGTACAACGCAAAAAATATGGGAAGAAATACCTATAGCTTCTACGATATTGTCTTTACCGAAAATGCGCTTTACCGTACCACGCTCGCAACACAACTCAAAAAAGCGTTGCAAAGCAATGAGCTGGAACTCTATTTTCAACCCCAGATTGATGTTCATACGGAAAATATCATCGGTGTTGAAGCACTGTTACGCTGGAAGACACCGGAAGAAACAATATCACCTGCCGTCTTTATTCCGATTGCCGAGGAGAGCGGATTAATCCTGCAACTGGGTGAATATGTTTTGATACAAGGATGTCAGATTGCTTCACAATGGGCAAAAGAAGGGCTGTCGTTTGGACGAGTAGCTATCAATGTCTCGGCACGTCAGCTTACCCATATCGACTTTCTTGCAACGCTTGATCGCATCCTTCAAGAAACAGAGTGCGACCCTTCATTAATAGAACTTGAAATTACCGAAACCTCTATTCTCGAAAACCCTGAAAAAATGATAGCCCTTTTGGATGTCATCAAAGCAAAAGGGTTTAATATCTCGATTGATGATTTCGGTACAGGGTATTCCTCCCTCTCATACTTAAAAAACCTTCCGATTGACAAACTCAAAATCGATATCTCCTTTATCCGTAATATACTCACGGAAGCGAAAAACCAAACCATTGTCAAAACCATAATTGCACTTGCCAAAGGGCTAAAAATGGAAGTACTTGCCGAGGGGGTTGAAACCGCTGAAGAACTCACGTTTCTACGCGAAAATGATATTGATTCGATACAAGGGTACTATTATTACAAACCCATCCCTTCCTCTGAAATCAAACCATTGCTTTTGCATTACAAAGATCTCTAA
- a CDS encoding alkaline phosphatase PhoX — protein MHLRTYSLAAATAVLGASIFVGCGGSSSSTTASVQTGTFIDSAVKGLYYVSGSTTGTTDENGTFKYESGKTVKFYLGQNGALLGETNGSTLVTPLDLSDDGIDGTKTTNMLLLLQSLDNDGNATNGIVIDTIKASKIKSLDLSDDANVSNSLTAAGATVKTSNEVKSHFRESLAELSTKGTVPATATVESTEFIGMEAPTTADKMDHIYSEAYVAVKYSDGTRIIRPIEYKTLMNTGDVIGGTTVGAILDVNGNPIMDTSTATATPFVSDTPDGQSVMQIGNTIQMVSQFEYVTSDAGGASRYGVLPAMMNLSQLAQDTNGNLSVTSIKNIDTSSVGGLWITCAASMTPWTTHLGSEEYEPNAYKVELGTGSGTDALDGPNAYFGNTTTANVYNYGFIHETSVTAAGATTTAKHYSMGRFSHELAEVMPDNKTVYFGDDGDYTMLFMYVADTAGNLSAGTLYAAKWNQISDSTDRAVKANLTWIKLGHATDAAVKALIDNKTKFSDIFDTAGAATAGYTKIKTYKGTEYLKVKSGMEFAAAFLESRRYGALLGATSEFNKMEGVTVNAKDKKVYMAISYMEKGMATSASDPVDDIHVPVEKAGAVFELSLTSGQKDTQNAAISSDYVAASMNAMPVLTGLTIAKDAFGNTGDVNKIANPDNLKYSEKMRTLFVGEDSGLHVNNYVWAYNVDTKKLSRILSTTVGAEATGLQAIDNLNGHGYVMSSIQHPGDWTTTNATVQQALDAVDKKKAAIGYMKLPVIR, from the coding sequence ATGCATTTACGGACTTATTCTCTTGCTGCAGCAACGGCTGTTTTAGGCGCATCGATTTTTGTTGGATGCGGCGGCTCATCTTCTTCTACCACTGCAAGTGTTCAAACCGGAACATTTATCGATAGTGCTGTCAAAGGGCTCTATTATGTCAGCGGTTCTACGACCGGTACTACAGATGAGAACGGTACGTTCAAATACGAATCAGGCAAAACTGTCAAATTCTATCTTGGACAAAACGGTGCTCTTTTAGGTGAGACAAACGGGTCGACTCTCGTAACTCCACTTGACCTTAGTGATGATGGAATCGATGGTACAAAAACAACCAATATGCTTCTCCTTCTTCAATCTTTGGATAATGACGGCAATGCCACAAATGGTATTGTAATCGATACTATAAAAGCTTCAAAAATCAAATCGCTCGATTTATCGGATGATGCGAATGTATCAAACTCTTTGACTGCTGCCGGAGCAACAGTTAAGACGTCTAATGAAGTTAAATCTCATTTCCGTGAATCTTTAGCGGAACTTTCAACTAAAGGTACCGTCCCTGCTACTGCTACGGTAGAGAGTACGGAGTTTATCGGAATGGAAGCTCCGACAACAGCGGATAAAATGGATCATATCTATTCAGAAGCGTATGTGGCTGTCAAATACAGCGACGGAACACGCATCATCCGTCCTATCGAGTATAAAACGCTTATGAACACGGGTGATGTGATCGGCGGAACAACGGTTGGTGCGATTTTGGATGTAAACGGTAACCCAATTATGGATACGAGTACGGCAACGGCAACTCCGTTTGTTTCAGATACTCCGGACGGTCAAAGTGTCATGCAAATCGGAAACACGATTCAAATGGTTTCACAATTTGAATACGTAACTTCGGATGCCGGCGGTGCAAGCCGATACGGCGTTTTACCGGCTATGATGAATCTTAGCCAGCTCGCGCAAGACACGAACGGTAATTTGAGTGTAACGTCAATCAAAAACATCGATACCAGCAGCGTCGGCGGATTATGGATTACGTGTGCGGCTAGTATGACTCCATGGACGACTCACCTCGGAAGTGAAGAGTATGAGCCGAATGCCTATAAAGTTGAATTAGGAACAGGATCCGGTACGGATGCACTGGATGGACCAAATGCCTACTTCGGCAACACTACGACAGCAAATGTGTATAACTATGGATTTATCCATGAGACTTCAGTAACAGCCGCAGGGGCAACAACCACTGCAAAACATTACAGCATGGGACGTTTCTCTCATGAGCTGGCGGAAGTTATGCCGGATAACAAAACGGTTTATTTCGGAGATGACGGCGATTACACTATGCTCTTTATGTACGTCGCCGATACTGCGGGTAATTTGAGTGCAGGAACGCTGTATGCGGCAAAATGGAATCAAATCAGTGATTCAACCGATCGTGCTGTTAAAGCAAATCTAACATGGATCAAACTCGGTCATGCTACCGATGCGGCGGTAAAAGCACTTATCGATAATAAAACAAAATTCAGCGATATTTTTGATACAGCAGGCGCTGCAACCGCCGGATACACAAAAATCAAAACCTATAAAGGGACGGAATACCTCAAGGTTAAATCCGGAATGGAATTCGCAGCAGCTTTCCTTGAATCCCGTCGTTATGGAGCACTTTTGGGGGCAACCAGCGAGTTTAACAAAATGGAAGGTGTAACCGTCAATGCCAAAGACAAAAAAGTCTATATGGCAATTTCATACATGGAAAAAGGGATGGCGACAAGCGCATCTGATCCTGTAGATGATATCCATGTTCCTGTTGAAAAAGCGGGTGCGGTGTTTGAACTTTCATTAACCAGCGGACAAAAAGATACACAAAATGCAGCCATCTCCAGTGATTATGTTGCTGCTAGCATGAATGCAATGCCTGTGTTGACTGGATTGACGATTGCTAAAGACGCATTCGGTAATACCGGTGATGTGAATAAAATCGCAAATCCGGATAATCTCAAATACTCAGAAAAAATGAGAACGCTCTTTGTCGGTGAAGACAGCGGTTTACATGTTAACAACTATGTTTGGGCATACAACGTCGATACGAAAAAACTTTCTCGTATCCTTTCTACGACTGTCGGAGCTGAAGCTACAGGTCTACAAGCTATCGATAATCTCAATGGACACGGGTATGTGATGTCGAGTATTCAACATCCTGGTGATTGGACAACTACCAATGCAACGGTACAACAAGCACTTGATGCCGTCGATAAGAAAAAAGCGGCTATCGGATACATGAAACTGCCTGTTATCCGCTAA
- a CDS encoding PDZ domain-containing protein yields the protein MKPLFNDHTLSRLNRTALPIVIALSISTALLPFLKPTSIEHPRSEIIPFFEPYHLGQLFALRFDGNAAVMKKVIQDVLTPVLHRLNAIYMDGSHSFVAVNDHTATTFVDKGAMYKNLYRLVSVTPQQAVFSAYGQRMVLRLGEEGHLNLKESVTSYVPDETAIASNFAIPRSTIDRYTENMGETWKNITINEVVQQGKIIGFRVDEIALGTPFALLGLQKGDIITGVDNKPLDSYAAVFAAYQVGLRHSAIKITVLRNNQLKDLEYEISR from the coding sequence ATGAAACCTCTTTTTAATGATCATACTCTAAGTCGTCTAAACCGTACGGCCTTACCGATAGTGATTGCTTTAAGTATATCAACCGCTCTCCTGCCGTTTTTAAAACCGACTTCGATTGAACATCCTCGGAGCGAAATCATCCCCTTTTTCGAGCCATACCATCTCGGGCAGCTTTTTGCCCTCCGTTTTGACGGTAACGCTGCAGTGATGAAAAAAGTGATTCAAGATGTTCTTACACCTGTTCTACACCGTTTAAATGCTATTTATATGGATGGTTCGCACTCCTTTGTCGCAGTAAATGATCATACGGCAACGACGTTTGTCGATAAGGGTGCAATGTATAAAAATCTTTATCGTCTTGTCAGTGTGACACCGCAACAGGCCGTATTTAGTGCATACGGCCAACGTATGGTATTGCGATTGGGAGAAGAAGGGCATCTCAATCTTAAAGAGTCGGTTACATCATACGTTCCGGATGAAACCGCTATCGCCTCAAATTTTGCAATTCCTCGTTCTACGATCGATCGTTATACGGAAAATATGGGTGAAACCTGGAAAAATATTACGATCAACGAAGTGGTTCAGCAAGGTAAAATTATAGGTTTCAGAGTTGATGAAATCGCATTGGGTACACCGTTCGCACTATTGGGCCTTCAAAAAGGGGATATTATCACCGGTGTGGATAACAAACCGCTTGACTCCTATGCAGCCGTATTTGCGGCATATCAGGTAGGATTACGCCACTCTGCCATTAAAATTACTGTTTTACGTAACAATCAGCTAAAGGATCTTGAATATGAAATCAGCCGTTAA
- a CDS encoding EAL domain-containing protein, whose product MRRILFIIALILMNGSASSASSPSSHHILNVGIVSFRPIDENQQIWHPLVDEIHAFNPQLDVNLTSGSLEEIEKLVQNNTLDFVIVHPAAFIEMEYKFGITNIASIIRQTTADGQHLIRYGGVIITLSKRNDIQTLSDVRGKTIVTTHKEGTAAMLMQQEVLAKAGVDILHDCHMLYTGQPTDKVIETLRSGQADVAFVRTGYLEEMADKGKIKLNEFRVIAPQINNGFPYLHSTPLYPEWAVASTTHPSNEDVKAFTVALYSIHTDASKDFHEFGIPLSYKSVRELMQKLHAYPFESKPLTLTDLIHQNVFIIMGILMIIVLGAVTMSWVFRRQIHQIKKQKDQIETILSTASDGIHVHDLDGKLLLFSDSFAEMLGYTHDEAAQLSVFDWDHHFNPDKIKEMMQHLKMQKAKFETKHTRKDGSEIDVEIHSQGIMINDHYYIFASARDITKRKEADLTLLQHNTIFENIAEGVYAVDTQGICTYINAAGLNMLGLKSDDIVGNLPHSLFHFRHQNGVTYDQNQCPISEAVSEGHAAHVEETFIRSDGTVFPVFVTVSPIIQDETVIGSVVTFVDITEQKMYNDRLIEEKERYDHIAHHDPLTGLPNRLSLIEKLQLKTSGMEDHPFALFFLDLDGFKEINDSYGHRFGDTLLIHFKSLLQEIFPSETFIVRTGGDEFVILLHCQKDQKLIQSIMTKLVNILNYPFHINETDVYITASVGIAMYPNDALTPEDLLQHADAAMYNAKKMGKNTFSLYNTVLTENALYRTTIATNLKKALAAGGLELYFQPQVDAYTSEIIGVETLLRWFSPDGPISPAIFIPIAEEMGLIQEIGEFVLRQGCLIASKWAQSKLLNGRIAINVSARQLVHLDFLSTLEHIIHETQCDPSWIELEITESSILENPEKMIALLTVIKSKGFTISLDDFGTGYSSLSYLKNLPIDKLKIDISFIRNITHEPKNQTIVKTIIALAKGLGMTPLAEGVETADELAFLQLHGIGSIQGYYYYKPIPQKEVESILQH is encoded by the coding sequence ATGAGACGCATCCTTTTTATAATTGCCCTGATATTAATGAACGGGTCAGCGTCAAGTGCATCTTCACCTTCTTCCCATCACATTTTAAATGTAGGTATCGTCTCATTTCGCCCTATCGATGAAAATCAACAGATTTGGCATCCATTAGTGGATGAAATTCATGCATTTAATCCACAACTCGATGTGAACCTAACCTCAGGTTCATTAGAAGAGATCGAAAAGCTCGTCCAAAACAATACACTTGATTTCGTTATTGTCCATCCTGCGGCTTTCATTGAGATGGAGTACAAGTTCGGTATAACCAACATAGCCTCAATTATTCGGCAAACAACCGCGGATGGTCAGCATTTGATCCGCTACGGCGGAGTAATCATTACCCTGTCAAAGAGAAATGATATTCAAACCTTGTCCGATGTTCGAGGAAAAACAATCGTTACAACGCATAAAGAAGGGACTGCGGCAATGCTTATGCAGCAAGAAGTCCTTGCCAAAGCCGGAGTTGATATCCTCCACGATTGCCATATGCTCTATACCGGTCAGCCGACCGACAAAGTCATAGAGACACTTCGATCCGGCCAAGCCGATGTTGCCTTTGTCCGTACCGGATATCTGGAAGAAATGGCGGATAAAGGGAAAATCAAACTCAATGAGTTTCGTGTCATAGCACCTCAAATTAACAACGGTTTCCCATACCTGCACTCAACCCCGCTCTATCCCGAATGGGCGGTTGCTTCAACCACGCATCCTTCAAATGAGGATGTCAAAGCTTTTACGGTTGCACTTTACAGTATCCATACCGATGCATCGAAAGATTTCCATGAATTCGGAATCCCTCTTTCTTATAAAAGTGTCCGTGAGCTTATGCAGAAACTGCACGCGTATCCCTTTGAATCAAAACCGCTTACCCTTACGGACTTGATTCATCAAAATGTCTTTATTATTATGGGTATCCTGATGATAATCGTTTTGGGTGCAGTAACAATGTCATGGGTATTTCGACGACAAATACATCAAATCAAAAAACAGAAAGATCAAATCGAAACAATTCTCTCCACAGCTTCAGACGGTATTCATGTCCACGATCTGGATGGAAAGCTTTTACTCTTCAGTGATTCTTTTGCAGAAATGTTAGGATACACACATGATGAAGCCGCTCAACTGAGCGTATTCGACTGGGATCACCATTTTAATCCTGATAAAATCAAAGAGATGATGCAGCATCTCAAAATGCAAAAAGCTAAATTTGAGACAAAACATACGCGTAAAGACGGTTCTGAAATTGATGTTGAGATCCATTCACAAGGGATTATGATCAACGATCACTACTATATCTTTGCATCTGCTCGTGATATCACCAAACGTAAAGAAGCCGATTTAACCCTCCTTCAGCACAATACGATTTTTGAAAATATTGCCGAAGGGGTTTACGCGGTTGATACACAGGGTATCTGCACCTATATTAATGCCGCAGGGCTCAATATGCTCGGCCTTAAAAGTGACGACATTGTGGGAAATCTACCGCATAGCCTTTTCCATTTTCGCCATCAAAACGGAGTAACGTACGATCAGAACCAATGTCCGATATCGGAAGCTGTCAGCGAAGGACATGCCGCGCATGTAGAGGAGACATTTATTCGTAGTGATGGAACAGTCTTTCCGGTTTTCGTCACAGTTTCTCCAATCATTCAAGACGAGACTGTCATTGGATCCGTCGTTACGTTTGTCGATATTACCGAGCAAAAAATGTACAATGACCGCCTCATCGAAGAAAAAGAACGATACGATCATATCGCGCATCATGACCCTTTGACCGGCCTTCCAAACCGCCTCAGCCTTATTGAAAAACTTCAATTGAAGACATCAGGAATGGAAGATCACCCGTTCGCCCTCTTTTTCCTCGATCTGGACGGATTTAAGGAAATCAATGATTCCTACGGACATCGTTTCGGGGATACTCTTTTAATCCATTTTAAATCATTACTCCAAGAAATATTCCCCTCGGAAACCTTTATCGTCCGTACAGGAGGAGACGAATTCGTTATTCTTTTACATTGTCAAAAAGATCAGAAACTTATACAATCCATCATGACTAAATTGGTCAATATTTTAAACTACCCTTTTCATATTAACGAAACAGATGTTTACATTACTGCCAGCGTCGGGATCGCGATGTATCCGAATGATGCTCTGACTCCGGAAGATTTACTCCAACATGCCGATGCAGCAATGTACAACGCTAAAAAAATGGGGAAAAACACCTTTAGCCTATACAATACCGTTCTGACCGAAAATGCATTGTATCGGACGACGATTGCTACCAATCTCAAAAAAGCTCTTGCAGCAGGAGGCTTAGAACTATATTTTCAGCCGCAAGTGGATGCCTATACGAGTGAAATCATCGGTGTTGAGACATTATTGCGCTGGTTTTCCCCGGATGGACCGATTTCACCTGCAATCTTTATCCCTATCGCCGAAGAGATGGGGCTTATTCAAGAGATAGGAGAATTCGTCCTTCGCCAAGGATGTCTCATTGCCTCAAAATGGGCACAAAGCAAATTGTTGAACGGACGCATCGCCATTAATGTTTCAGCACGTCAACTCGTTCATCTTGATTTTCTTTCGACACTCGAACACATTATTCATGAAACACAATGTGATCCATCATGGATAGAACTCGAGATTACGGAAAGCTCTATTCTAGAAAATCCCGAAAAAATGATTGCACTTCTTACTGTTATTAAAAGTAAAGGCTTTACAATTTCACTCGATGATTTTGGCACGGGATATTCTTCTCTCTCATATTTAAAAAATCTTCCGATTGATAAACTGAAAATCGATATATCCTTTATCCGGAATATCACACATGAGCCTAAAAATCAAACTATCGTTAAAACCATTATTGCTTTGGCAAAAGGGTTGGGAATGACACCTCTGGCAGAAGGGGTGGAAACGGCTGATGAACTTGCATTTTTACAGTTACACGGTATTGGTTCGATACAAGGGTATTATTATTATAAACCGATTCCACAAAAAGAGGTAGAGTCGATATTACAACACTAA
- a CDS encoding cytochrome c peroxidase, with protein sequence MKQMKQRYIIGTLSAIAFCIIVGCKSDATSDTNTTTTTQEVKITEAEKIALGKAIFFDTNLSDPVGQSCASCHSPEAGFANPNHSFPTSEGAVAGLFADRNAPTIAYSQYSPEFYYDGTGYVGGQFLDGRAATLELQAGGPPLNPVEMHNASKESYISKIAQAPYADEFKRIYGQSIFADENKTYAAIGDALATYERTSQLSKFTSKFDAFQKGDANLTAQEKLGLDLFIGKAKCFVCHPVANEDLTTVPALFTEYDYENIGVPKNPNNKFYTLSSEYNPDGANYVDIGLARNPQVIADGRVAQSRGKFKTPTLRNVELTGPYMHNGVFTTLKQVVSFYNTRDSDPARWGTPEVAENVNKDFIGDLKLTNEEEDAIVAFLMTLTDGYTH encoded by the coding sequence ATGAAACAGATGAAACAACGGTATATAATAGGAACATTGAGTGCCATCGCATTTTGTATTATCGTAGGGTGCAAAAGCGATGCAACATCGGATACAAACACCACAACGACGACGCAAGAGGTAAAAATTACCGAAGCCGAAAAAATTGCTTTGGGCAAGGCAATCTTTTTTGATACGAATCTCTCCGATCCTGTAGGTCAATCGTGTGCGTCATGCCATTCGCCTGAGGCGGGATTTGCGAATCCAAATCACTCATTTCCGACATCGGAGGGTGCGGTTGCCGGATTATTCGCGGATCGCAATGCCCCTACTATCGCTTATTCACAGTATTCGCCCGAATTTTATTATGACGGGACCGGGTATGTCGGAGGGCAATTTTTAGACGGGCGTGCAGCGACATTGGAACTGCAAGCAGGCGGACCGCCTCTCAATCCTGTCGAAATGCACAATGCTTCAAAAGAGAGCTATATCAGCAAAATTGCACAAGCTCCTTATGCCGATGAATTTAAACGGATATACGGACAGAGCATTTTTGCTGATGAAAACAAAACGTATGCGGCTATCGGCGACGCGCTTGCAACGTATGAACGGACATCCCAACTCTCAAAATTTACCTCAAAATTCGATGCTTTCCAAAAAGGAGACGCGAATCTAACGGCTCAAGAGAAATTGGGGTTGGACCTTTTTATCGGCAAAGCCAAATGTTTTGTATGTCATCCTGTGGCTAATGAAGATTTGACGACGGTGCCGGCACTCTTTACCGAGTATGATTATGAAAATATCGGTGTTCCGAAAAATCCGAATAATAAATTTTATACCCTTTCAAGCGAGTACAATCCGGACGGAGCAAACTATGTTGATATAGGGTTGGCACGCAATCCGCAGGTAATTGCAGATGGGCGCGTAGCGCAAAGCAGAGGAAAATTCAAAACTCCGACGCTTCGTAATGTGGAGCTAACCGGACCGTACATGCATAACGGTGTATTTACGACACTGAAACAAGTGGTCTCTTTTTACAATACCCGTGATTCGGACCCTGCAAGGTGGGGAACTCCTGAAGTAGCTGAAAACGTCAATAAAGATTTTATCGGTGATCTCAAATTGACAAATGAGGAAGAAGATGCCATTGTTGCTTTTTTAATGACATTGACGGATGGATATACACATTGA
- a CDS encoding GGDEF domain-containing protein, giving the protein MKNLHQEHIEITNEVKEAIKDLKIVFPALYGKLYQESAHSRDVELKPDELLTREMLDEKIVRHVITLADCADQAIKAIETENKAILATVLSETKKLQKEIQELQKIVYEDGLTKSYNRKWFEDTVLDHNHLSLRESGTIVLIDLNKFKEINDTYGHVIGDKVLIHLTVKLKETGGRVVRYGGDEFIVIFDTHINTPEIEEKMEKLLRYYEKIHFKVEDQSFKISFAYGLAPFTRGADISSVIGSADKSMYKHKNNK; this is encoded by the coding sequence ATGAAAAATTTGCACCAAGAACATATAGAAATAACCAATGAAGTCAAAGAAGCAATTAAAGATCTAAAAATTGTATTTCCAGCCCTGTATGGAAAACTCTATCAAGAATCGGCACATTCGCGTGATGTTGAACTCAAACCCGATGAACTATTGACACGTGAAATGTTGGATGAAAAAATCGTACGTCATGTTATCACCCTCGCCGATTGTGCCGACCAGGCAATTAAAGCCATAGAAACCGAGAACAAAGCTATTTTAGCTACCGTTTTATCCGAAACAAAAAAACTTCAAAAAGAGATTCAAGAGCTGCAAAAAATCGTATACGAGGACGGTCTTACTAAAAGTTATAATCGAAAATGGTTTGAAGACACCGTTCTTGATCATAACCACTTATCTTTGAGAGAAAGCGGTACGATCGTACTTATCGATTTAAATAAATTCAAAGAGATTAACGATACCTACGGACATGTCATCGGAGATAAGGTTCTCATTCATCTTACAGTTAAACTCAAAGAGACCGGAGGTCGGGTCGTCCGTTATGGAGGAGATGAATTTATCGTTATCTTTGATACCCATATCAATACACCTGAAATCGAAGAAAAAATGGAAAAGCTCCTCCGTTATTATGAAAAAATCCATTTCAAAGTGGAAGATCAATCGTTTAAAATCAGTTTCGCTTACGGGTTGGCCCCATTTACCCGGGGTGCAGATATTTCGAGTGTTATCGGAAGTGCAGATAAATCCATGTATAAACATAAGAATAATAAATAA